The following DNA comes from Candidatus Babeliales bacterium.
GCACGTAACGTGGCATTTTTTTATCACCATGATAATGGTAATTATTGGTCTTTATTTATTTCATGATAAAAAAGAAATTGAGTTTGAAGAAAAAGGGTTGTAATGTAATAATAAATTTATATACTAAATATTTTAAAGGATGTTATATGAAGCGATTAATAATAATAAATACAATGATCATTGCAGCTACTTGTCTATTAGTAAGCTGTCGCAATCAAAATGATTCACACAATACTAATACATGTATAAAATCGAAAAACAATCATATGGTACGTACAGTAACTTCTTCAGGTTTAGAATATGAAACTTTACACGTTGGGTCAGGCGAAAGTCCAAGTATCGGCAAAATGGTAACCGTTCATTATACTGGTTGGCTTAATAATAACGGTGTTCCATCTACAAAATTTGATAGTAGCGTTGATCGAGGAAAACCATTTAGTTTTACTATTGGTGTTGGGCAGGTTATTAAAGGATGGGATGAAGGTGTTATGACTATGAAAGTCGGTGAAAAACGCCGTCTTTTTATTCCATCGAATTTAGGTTATGGATCTCGGGGAGCAGGGTCAGTTATTCCAGCCAATGCAAATCTTATTTTTGATGTTGAATTAATTAGCATTACATAAAAAAAACCCGCACTCTTAATTTTATATTTCGTAAAAAATAGACCTTATATATTATGAAAAGCCTATTTTTTACGAAATAGTATAAAGCAATGATTATTCAGACATTTTTGCTATTGCAGTTTTTTTTACCGCCATTCTGCGTTTAGAGGTAGTTTTTTTTGCAACATTTTCTGCTCCAGAATGAACAGTATGATCTGCGTTAGGGATAT
Coding sequences within:
- a CDS encoding FKBP-type peptidyl-prolyl cis-trans isomerase → MKRLIIINTMIIAATCLLVSCRNQNDSHNTNTCIKSKNNHMVRTVTSSGLEYETLHVGSGESPSIGKMVTVHYTGWLNNNGVPSTKFDSSVDRGKPFSFTIGVGQVIKGWDEGVMTMKVGEKRRLFIPSNLGYGSRGAGSVIPANANLIFDVELISIT